A single window of Armatimonadota bacterium DNA harbors:
- the moaC gene encoding cyclic pyranopterin monophosphate synthase MoaC, with the protein MEELTHLDAAGRPRMVDVAEKPETLREATARGEIRMRPETLRRIREGTVAKGDVLAVAQLAGIQAAKRTWELIPLCHAIPLAGVELSFQLDEARSCVEIRATARAVARTGVEMEALVAVMGAALAIYDMCKALDREMVITDVWLERKTGGLSGTFVRGLRSGEG; encoded by the coding sequence GTGGAAGAGCTGACCCACTTGGACGCCGCGGGCAGGCCCCGGATGGTGGACGTGGCGGAGAAACCCGAGACCCTGCGGGAGGCCACGGCCCGGGGGGAGATCCGCATGCGTCCGGAAACCCTGCGCCGCATCCGGGAGGGGACCGTGGCGAAGGGGGACGTGCTCGCGGTGGCGCAGCTGGCAGGGATCCAGGCGGCGAAGCGCACCTGGGAACTGATACCCCTCTGCCACGCCATCCCACTCGCGGGGGTGGAGCTCTCCTTCCAGCTGGACGAGGCACGGTCGTGCGTGGAGATCCGGGCCACGGCCCGGGCCGTGGCCCGCACGGGGGTGGAGATGGAGGCGCTGGTGGCCGTGATGGGAGCGGCGCTTGCCATCTACGACATGTGCAAGGCCCTGGACCGGGAGATGGTCATCACGGATGTGTGGCTGGAACGCAAGACGGGCGGGCTGTCAGGGACCTTCGTGCGCGGGCTGAGGAGCGGGGAGGGGTAG
- a CDS encoding LUD domain-containing protein, with protein sequence MEEVAEARSAILSRIRQALRGAPEVPRPPEGPLPTSARYRAEVEGDLVGRFVREAEAVGVRVHRSSGGELVQTVAEILRATGVRRVGVAGNVQALIPPLRAVGFAVGGVEVARDADAGVTAADWGLAETGSLVLLSGPAQERLLSLLPPVHVAVLGEDRILTDLDALFDRLDDVPAALTFITGPSRTADIEQTLTPGVHGPGVVHVVVVRGLLP encoded by the coding sequence GTGGAGGAAGTGGCGGAAGCCCGATCGGCGATCCTGAGCCGCATCCGCCAGGCCCTGCGGGGGGCTCCGGAGGTTCCCCGCCCGCCCGAAGGTCCTTTGCCCACCTCCGCCCGCTACCGGGCGGAGGTGGAGGGGGATCTCGTGGGGCGGTTTGTGCGGGAAGCGGAGGCGGTGGGCGTTCGGGTCCACCGGAGTTCCGGAGGGGAGCTCGTGCAAACCGTGGCGGAGATCCTGCGGGCTACGGGCGTAAGGCGGGTAGGGGTGGCGGGGAACGTCCAGGCTCTCATCCCCCCACTGCGGGCGGTGGGGTTTGCCGTGGGAGGAGTGGAGGTGGCCCGGGATGCGGACGCGGGCGTGACAGCCGCGGACTGGGGGCTTGCGGAGACCGGAAGCCTTGTGCTGCTTTCGGGTCCTGCTCAGGAGCGTCTCCTCTCGCTTCTCCCGCCCGTGCACGTCGCGGTTCTCGGAGAGGACCGCATCCTCACGGATCTCGACGCCCTCTTCGACCGCCTGGACGACGTTCCCGCTGCCCTCACGTTCATCACCGGGCCGAGCCGTACCGCGGACATCGAGCAGACCCTCACCCCGGGGGTGCACGGCCCCGGAGTGGTGCACGTGGTGGTGGTCCGCGGCCTCCTACCCTAG
- the ppc gene encoding phosphoenolpyruvate carboxylase, producing MVQERTPIDRLRDDVRLLGTILGQVLTEQGGSSLFDLVEGIRRLAIELRTAYSEEKERLLRATVESLDPGSALQVVRAFTVYFHLINLAEQNHRLRRLREQEQEISPAPRRESVGAAVAELTSRGIPRERIREAFASLELRPVFTAHPTEVRRRAVLRHLQHIAECIAQLEETRLSPTDRGRVLEALRAETTVLWQTDEVRTLRPHPLEEVQTGLYYFAHSVYRAVPILYRDLAEALEAHGIPGPPPWPVLHFGSWMGGDRDGNPHVDAQTTARTLELHRSLILHCYREEAEALRDELTPSTRRVGISEALRASLEADLKRFPELAEVQRRYPDEPYRQKMGCVAERLHRTYEDPRSPLAYRDPEELLEDLRCVQHSLEAHGGGRIARGRLADFLARVQTFGFHLAKLDLRQESGVHGRLVAQILRQAGVVEDYEGLPEGEKVALLVQLLSGPLLAPGHLVIATEPERSTWEVFQRLGDWQDRYGPEACDAYIISLTAGPSDVLEVLFLAREAGLVGYDPEGRATSRLDIVPLFERIAELRACGQILETLLQFPCYRAQVRARGDLQEIMLGYSDSNKDGGYLAAEWALYRAQRVLPGVCRRYGCEVRLFHGRGGAIGRGGGPAERAILAMPPEALNGRLKLTEQGEVLFARYANPLIARRHLEQLLHALLRAHLLGSGTRDPERLERWEAVMEELAEVALHAYRSLVYETPGFARYFFEATPIEEIGRLHTASRPPSRRDARRIEDLRAIPWVFSWTQTRTNLPGWYGLGSALAGFADRSPAHLAELQEMYRGWPFFRSVLDNAQISLGTADLRIARLYAENVTDRRLGEEIFHRIRAEYERSVEAVLRITGQRRLLDNAPTLQRLVALRNPYVDPMHYIQAHLLRSLRQALESGDIERAEQWRWIVLHAINGIAAGIQTTG from the coding sequence ATGGTCCAGGAGCGGACTCCCATCGATCGGCTGCGGGATGACGTCCGGCTGCTCGGGACGATCCTGGGGCAGGTGCTCACTGAACAGGGGGGATCCTCCCTGTTCGACCTCGTGGAGGGGATCCGGCGACTGGCCATCGAACTGCGCACCGCCTACTCCGAGGAGAAGGAGCGGCTCCTCCGGGCCACCGTGGAGAGCCTGGACCCAGGTAGCGCCCTCCAGGTGGTGCGGGCCTTCACCGTGTACTTCCACCTCATCAACCTCGCGGAACAGAACCACCGGCTGCGCAGACTGCGGGAACAGGAGCAGGAGATCTCCCCTGCGCCCCGCCGGGAGTCCGTGGGTGCCGCGGTGGCGGAGCTCACCTCCCGAGGAATTCCCCGGGAGCGTATCCGGGAGGCGTTCGCCTCCCTGGAGCTGCGCCCCGTGTTCACCGCCCACCCCACGGAGGTGCGCCGACGCGCGGTGCTCCGGCATCTCCAGCACATCGCGGAGTGCATCGCACAGCTGGAGGAGACGCGCCTCTCCCCCACGGACCGCGGACGGGTGCTTGAGGCCCTCCGCGCGGAGACCACGGTCCTGTGGCAGACGGACGAGGTGCGCACCCTCCGTCCACACCCGCTCGAGGAGGTCCAGACGGGGCTGTACTACTTCGCGCACAGCGTCTACCGGGCGGTGCCCATCCTGTACCGGGACCTCGCAGAAGCTCTGGAGGCTCACGGGATTCCAGGCCCCCCACCCTGGCCCGTGCTCCATTTCGGATCCTGGATGGGCGGGGATCGGGACGGAAATCCCCACGTGGATGCACAGACCACGGCCCGCACGCTGGAGCTGCACCGCTCCCTCATCCTCCACTGCTACCGGGAGGAGGCGGAAGCCCTGCGGGACGAGCTCACCCCCTCCACCCGCCGGGTGGGGATCTCGGAAGCCCTGCGGGCCTCTTTAGAAGCGGACCTGAAGCGGTTCCCGGAGCTTGCGGAGGTGCAGCGACGGTACCCGGACGAGCCCTACCGGCAAAAGATGGGGTGCGTCGCAGAACGTCTCCACCGTACCTACGAGGATCCCCGAAGCCCCCTTGCCTACCGGGATCCGGAGGAACTCCTCGAAGACCTCCGGTGCGTCCAGCACAGCCTCGAGGCCCACGGAGGCGGACGCATCGCCCGGGGGCGGCTCGCGGACTTCCTCGCGCGGGTCCAGACCTTCGGGTTCCACCTGGCGAAACTGGATCTGCGGCAGGAGAGCGGGGTGCATGGGCGGCTGGTGGCCCAGATACTGCGGCAGGCGGGCGTGGTAGAGGATTACGAGGGCCTGCCAGAGGGGGAAAAGGTGGCGCTGCTGGTGCAGCTGCTCTCCGGTCCCCTCCTGGCCCCGGGGCACCTGGTGATCGCCACCGAGCCGGAGCGGAGCACCTGGGAGGTGTTCCAGCGGCTGGGAGACTGGCAGGACCGCTATGGGCCGGAGGCGTGCGACGCGTACATCATCAGCCTCACCGCGGGCCCCAGCGACGTCCTCGAGGTCTTGTTCCTGGCCAGGGAGGCGGGGCTCGTGGGGTACGATCCGGAAGGCCGTGCCACCAGCCGGCTGGACATCGTCCCCCTCTTCGAGCGGATCGCGGAGCTGCGGGCGTGCGGGCAGATCCTGGAAACGCTCCTCCAGTTCCCCTGCTATCGGGCCCAGGTGCGGGCCCGGGGGGATCTCCAGGAGATCATGCTGGGGTATTCCGACAGCAACAAGGACGGGGGGTACCTGGCGGCGGAGTGGGCCCTGTACCGGGCGCAGCGGGTGCTGCCCGGGGTGTGCCGACGGTACGGGTGCGAGGTACGGCTTTTCCACGGCCGGGGCGGGGCCATCGGCCGGGGAGGGGGGCCCGCGGAGCGGGCCATCCTTGCCATGCCCCCGGAGGCACTCAACGGCAGGCTGAAGCTCACAGAGCAGGGAGAGGTCCTCTTCGCCCGCTATGCCAACCCCCTCATCGCCCGCCGCCACCTGGAGCAGCTCCTCCACGCCCTCCTGCGGGCGCACCTCCTGGGCTCCGGGACGCGGGATCCCGAGCGGCTAGAGCGGTGGGAGGCGGTGATGGAGGAGCTGGCCGAGGTGGCCCTGCACGCCTACCGGTCCCTGGTGTACGAAACCCCGGGGTTTGCACGGTATTTCTTTGAGGCCACGCCCATCGAGGAGATCGGTCGGCTCCACACGGCCTCGCGTCCTCCAAGCCGCCGGGACGCCCGGCGCATCGAGGACCTGCGGGCCATCCCCTGGGTCTTCAGCTGGACCCAGACTCGGACGAACCTCCCCGGATGGTACGGGCTCGGAAGCGCCCTCGCGGGCTTCGCGGACCGCTCTCCCGCGCACCTCGCCGAGCTCCAGGAGATGTACCGAGGGTGGCCCTTTTTCCGGAGCGTGCTCGATAACGCACAGATCAGCCTGGGGACCGCGGACCTTCGCATCGCGCGTCTGTACGCGGAGAACGTCACGGACCGGCGACTCGGGGAGGAGATCTTCCACCGCATCCGGGCGGAGTACGAGCGGTCCGTGGAGGCCGTACTCCGGATCACCGGGCAGCGCCGGTTGCTGGACAACGCGCCCACCCTGCAGCGCCTGGTGGCCCTCCGGAACCCCTACGTGGACCCCATGCACTACATCCAGGCGCACCTGCTCCGAAGTCTGCGCCAGGCCCTGGAGAGTGGGGACATCGAGCGGGCGGAACAGTGGCGGTGGATCGTGCTCCACGCCATCAACGGCATCGCGGCGGGAATCCAGACCACGGGATAG
- a CDS encoding LutB/LldF family L-lactate oxidation iron-sulfur protein yields MSGRIRFRECSVRALQDVRLREALRRATEDLRGKWTRATQELPHFEALRDRAKQIKMHTLLHLDRYLEQLEAQVQARGGVVHWARDAPEACAVVVEICRSAGARTAVKSKSMLTEEIGLNRALMQAGIRVVETDLGEFVVQLDEDRPSHLIAPIIHKRREDVAELFSRHLGTPAHAPVEVLTRAARAHLRQVFLTADVGITGANFLVAETGSVVLVENEGNARMVTTLPRVHIAVAGIEKVIPRLRDLAVFLPLLVRSATGQKLSSYISVISGPRRPTEADGPGEFHLVLVDNRRTAVLADPDLREVLQCLRCGACLNACPVYERVGGHTYGWVYGGPIGAVLTPQLVGISRAPELPYASTLCGACREVCPVRIDIPRMLVHLRARVVSSGGVGLAERLAMRTLGWVLRSPGRYRLGSRLARAVWRVWGDRPIRALGGLRQAWTHARDFPPPASRTFRERWRKWRKPDRRS; encoded by the coding sequence GTGAGCGGGCGCATCCGGTTTCGGGAGTGCAGCGTACGGGCCCTGCAGGACGTGCGACTGCGGGAGGCGCTGCGTCGGGCCACGGAGGACCTGCGGGGGAAGTGGACCCGGGCCACTCAGGAGTTGCCGCACTTCGAAGCGCTCCGGGACCGGGCCAAGCAGATCAAGATGCACACCCTCCTCCACCTGGACCGCTACCTGGAGCAGCTGGAAGCGCAAGTGCAGGCCCGAGGTGGAGTAGTGCACTGGGCCCGGGACGCACCGGAGGCGTGCGCGGTGGTGGTGGAGATCTGCCGGAGCGCGGGTGCCCGTACCGCGGTGAAGAGCAAATCCATGCTCACGGAGGAGATCGGGCTGAACCGGGCCCTGATGCAGGCTGGAATTCGCGTGGTGGAGACCGACCTGGGCGAGTTCGTGGTGCAGCTGGATGAGGACCGCCCCTCCCACCTCATTGCCCCCATCATCCACAAACGACGGGAGGATGTGGCGGAGCTGTTCAGCCGGCACCTGGGGACTCCCGCCCATGCGCCCGTGGAGGTCCTCACCCGGGCCGCGCGGGCCCACCTACGGCAGGTCTTCCTCACCGCGGATGTGGGGATTACGGGTGCCAACTTCCTCGTGGCGGAGACCGGGAGCGTGGTGCTGGTGGAGAACGAGGGGAACGCGCGGATGGTGACCACCCTCCCCCGGGTCCACATCGCGGTGGCGGGCATCGAAAAGGTGATCCCGCGCCTGCGGGATCTGGCGGTGTTCTTGCCGCTGCTGGTGCGCAGCGCCACGGGCCAGAAGCTGAGCAGCTACATCTCCGTGATCAGCGGCCCGCGACGGCCCACGGAGGCGGACGGCCCCGGCGAGTTCCACCTGGTGCTGGTGGACAACCGCCGCACCGCGGTGCTCGCGGACCCGGACCTGCGGGAGGTCCTGCAGTGCCTGCGGTGCGGAGCCTGCCTGAATGCCTGCCCCGTGTACGAGCGGGTGGGCGGGCACACCTACGGTTGGGTGTACGGAGGGCCCATCGGGGCCGTGCTCACCCCGCAGCTGGTGGGGATCTCCCGGGCTCCCGAGCTCCCATACGCCTCCACACTCTGTGGGGCGTGCCGGGAGGTGTGTCCGGTGCGGATCGACATCCCCCGGATGCTGGTACACCTGCGGGCCCGGGTGGTATCCTCCGGCGGGGTGGGGCTGGCGGAGCGCTTGGCCATGCGGACGCTGGGGTGGGTCCTCCGATCCCCCGGGCGTTACCGGCTGGGGTCCAGGCTCGCGCGGGCCGTGTGGCGGGTGTGGGGGGATCGGCCCATCCGGGCTCTTGGGGGCTTGCGCCAGGCATGGACCCACGCGCGCGACTTCCCGCCTCCAGCCTCCAGAACTTTCCGGGAGCGGTGGAGGAAGTGGCGGAAGCCCGATCGGCGATCCTGA
- a CDS encoding response regulator transcription factor, with protein sequence MASRILVVDDEPHIVELVRYNLEQEGFEVQAAYDGQEALQLARADPPDLLILDLMLPYVDGLEVCRILRRESTVPILVLTAKDAEMDRVVGLESGADDYVTKPFSPRELVARVRAILRRTRPDPALPKLSPPLVAGDLVLDPNTREVTLRGRPVELTTKEFELLRLMMAHPNRVFSRDALLEHIWGYDYFGSSRTVDMHISRLRDKIEDDPASPTYIVTVRGVGYKFRPPEGGVRRARKGTR encoded by the coding sequence ATGGCCTCCAGGATCCTGGTGGTGGACGACGAGCCCCACATCGTGGAGCTCGTCCGGTACAACCTCGAGCAGGAGGGGTTCGAGGTTCAGGCGGCCTACGATGGCCAGGAGGCCCTCCAGCTCGCCCGCGCGGATCCTCCGGACCTTCTCATCCTGGATCTCATGCTCCCCTACGTGGATGGGCTGGAGGTCTGCCGCATCCTGCGACGGGAGAGCACGGTACCCATCCTGGTCCTCACCGCAAAGGACGCGGAGATGGATCGGGTGGTGGGACTGGAGTCCGGAGCAGACGACTACGTCACCAAGCCCTTTAGCCCCCGGGAACTGGTGGCCCGGGTACGGGCCATCCTCCGGCGCACGCGGCCGGATCCCGCGCTTCCGAAGCTCTCCCCACCCCTCGTGGCCGGGGACTTGGTACTGGATCCCAACACCCGGGAGGTCACCCTCCGGGGACGGCCCGTGGAGCTTACCACGAAGGAGTTCGAGCTGCTGCGCCTCATGATGGCCCACCCGAACCGGGTGTTCAGCCGAGATGCGCTCCTGGAGCACATCTGGGGCTACGACTACTTCGGGAGCAGCCGAACCGTGGACATGCACATCAGCCGCCTGCGGGATAAAATCGAGGACGATCCCGCCTCCCCCACCTATATCGTCACCGTGCGGGGAGTAGGGTACAAGTTCCGGCCGCCGGAGGGGGGAGTGCGCCGGGCCCGAAAGGGCACCCGATGA
- a CDS encoding cell wall metabolism sensor histidine kinase WalK, whose protein sequence is MSLRGRLLLSYLVVVVVALLSAGAYVVRAVERRYTDSYTYALQVQARLVAEGIRPQLRAGADFRVVEERAQQFTWRRGVYIGVRDPSGRKPHLGPSQPPPPREVLDALRRREPTSGQRWDPSAGEVRLFAAYPVVEQDRVLGVVHVSAPRRWVDRQLLPIWWAFATAGALALFVSGFFGFRIARSIARPLKELERAAEALSRGEYTRTVPATDRDEVGRLGLAFNRLGQRLRQTIEDIRAERNRLEAVLAAIRDAVVAIGPRGEIQLYNRAAEELLGLRPEALGRPVEEVLGGSPLAVMLREAAVGRVLSEELVLPGQGSRVAEVSTSPIRGGAGQFEGAVAVVRDVTELRRTERMRRELIANVSHELRTPLTSIKGFAETLLAGALHDARHARKFLEIIELEANRLMKLVDDLLELSRLETKGVTFELRPVDLDRVCRGVVERTLPRAEEAGIQMCYTGEGPLMVLADPDRVEQILTNLVDNALKFTPEGGEIRVQARREGAEGVVTVQDTGRGIPPDDLPHIFERFYRAERSRTRREGGSGLGLAIAKHLVEMQGGRIWATSQPEQGSAFCFSLPLVPEDAPEGRPHLPNRECVDTPDTPS, encoded by the coding sequence ATGAGCCTGCGCGGCCGTCTGCTGCTCAGCTACCTCGTGGTGGTGGTGGTGGCGCTCCTGAGCGCGGGGGCCTACGTGGTCCGGGCGGTGGAGCGCCGGTACACGGACAGCTACACCTACGCCCTCCAGGTGCAGGCCCGGCTTGTGGCGGAAGGCATCCGCCCACAGCTCCGGGCAGGCGCGGACTTTCGGGTGGTGGAGGAGCGGGCCCAGCAGTTCACCTGGCGGCGGGGAGTGTATATCGGAGTCCGGGATCCCTCCGGTCGAAAGCCGCACCTCGGTCCTTCCCAACCCCCTCCGCCCCGGGAGGTCCTGGACGCCCTGCGGCGGAGGGAGCCCACCTCGGGCCAGCGGTGGGATCCCTCCGCCGGGGAGGTCCGCCTCTTCGCCGCCTATCCCGTGGTGGAGCAGGACCGGGTGCTGGGGGTGGTGCATGTCTCCGCGCCGCGGCGGTGGGTGGACCGGCAACTCCTGCCCATTTGGTGGGCTTTTGCCACCGCGGGCGCGCTGGCCCTGTTCGTGAGCGGTTTCTTTGGGTTCCGGATCGCCCGGAGCATCGCTCGGCCCCTCAAGGAGCTGGAGCGGGCCGCGGAAGCCCTAAGCCGGGGGGAGTACACCCGCACCGTGCCCGCCACGGACCGGGATGAGGTGGGGCGACTGGGGCTGGCCTTCAACCGGCTGGGACAGCGGCTCCGGCAAACCATCGAGGACATCCGCGCGGAGCGTAACCGCCTGGAGGCGGTCTTGGCAGCCATCCGGGATGCGGTGGTGGCCATCGGCCCCCGGGGGGAGATCCAGCTCTACAACCGCGCCGCGGAGGAGCTACTGGGACTGCGTCCGGAGGCCCTGGGCCGGCCCGTGGAGGAGGTCCTAGGCGGCTCTCCCCTCGCGGTCATGCTCAGGGAGGCCGCGGTCGGGAGGGTGCTCAGCGAGGAGCTGGTCCTCCCCGGACAGGGGAGCCGGGTGGCAGAGGTCAGCACGAGCCCCATCCGGGGCGGGGCGGGGCAGTTTGAGGGAGCGGTGGCGGTGGTGCGGGACGTCACGGAGCTGCGGCGCACGGAGCGGATGCGCCGGGAGCTCATCGCCAACGTGAGTCACGAGCTCCGCACCCCCCTCACCAGCATCAAGGGATTTGCGGAGACCCTGCTGGCCGGGGCCCTGCACGATGCGAGGCACGCCCGGAAGTTCCTGGAGATCATCGAGCTTGAGGCGAACCGACTCATGAAGCTGGTGGACGACCTGCTGGAGCTCTCTCGGCTCGAGACCAAAGGCGTCACGTTCGAGCTGCGGCCCGTGGACCTGGACAGGGTCTGCCGGGGAGTCGTGGAGCGGACCCTGCCCCGGGCAGAGGAGGCGGGGATCCAGATGTGCTATACGGGGGAGGGTCCGCTCATGGTGCTGGCAGACCCCGACCGGGTGGAGCAGATCCTCACGAACCTGGTGGACAACGCGCTGAAGTTCACCCCCGAGGGGGGCGAGATCCGCGTGCAGGCCCGGCGGGAGGGCGCGGAGGGAGTGGTCACCGTGCAGGACACGGGCCGGGGCATTCCCCCAGACGACCTCCCGCACATCTTCGAGCGGTTTTACCGGGCGGAGCGCTCCCGCACCCGGCGGGAAGGAGGGTCGGGGCTCGGGCTTGCCATCGCCAAGCACCTGGTGGAAATGCAGGGCGGCCGCATCTGGGCCACCAGCCAGCCCGAACAGGGGAGTGCCTTTTGCTTCTCGTTGCCCCTGGTGCCGGAGGACGCCCCGGAGGGGCGCCCTCACCTCCCTAACCGCGAATGCGTTGACACCCCGGATACCCCTTCCTAG
- a CDS encoding PaaI family thioesterase, which translates to MRADRCFVCGPLNPIGLRLSFTEQDGVLTAAFRPTDLHVGYEGIVHGGILAAVLDDVMANLLYRRGHYALTARMELRFHAPAHPGDILCVRGWLEEEGPRVVAARGEILREGERVCSARALFVRPRERGCV; encoded by the coding sequence ATGCGTGCGGATCGATGCTTCGTGTGCGGTCCCCTGAACCCCATCGGCCTGCGGCTCTCCTTTACGGAGCAGGATGGGGTGCTCACCGCGGCGTTTCGGCCCACGGACCTGCACGTGGGCTACGAGGGCATCGTGCACGGCGGCATCCTGGCCGCGGTGCTGGACGATGTCATGGCCAACCTGCTGTACCGCCGAGGGCACTACGCCCTCACCGCCCGCATGGAGCTGCGCTTCCACGCACCCGCCCATCCCGGGGACATCCTGTGCGTGCGGGGGTGGCTTGAGGAGGAGGGTCCCCGGGTGGTGGCGGCACGGGGGGAGATTCTCCGGGAAGGGGAGCGCGTGTGCTCCGCCCGAGCCCTCTTCGTACGCCCACGGGAGAGGGGCTGTGTCTGA
- a CDS encoding molybdopterin molybdotransferase MoeA: MRTFTQLVTVEEALERFLETLRPQPRGREVVPLEQSLDRVVATDLAATQDLPPFDRSTVDGFAVRAGDVEEATEDHPAHLRVVGEVRMGEVVTFEIGPREAARIPTGGMLPGGADAVVMQEHCRLAADQVEVLRPVASGENVIRQGQDVRRGEVVVPAGTRLRPQELALLAGLGIVEVPVWLAPRVAIFSTGDEVVPPDHLPRPGQVRDMNTYALTGLVARLGGVPLPGRILPDEEEAIGAALQDALRTSEVVLVSGGSSVGARDVLASVIPRLGAPGILVHGVAIKPGKPTLLAVCRGRAVVGLPGHPVSAQVAFQVFVRPALEAMLGLRPDLRGPREVPARLHEALRAPRERDEFVRVAVRWENGELVAEPIRGLSGMITTLTRADGYVRVPRGATLPQGSVVRVRLLD; encoded by the coding sequence ATGCGGACGTTCACGCAGCTCGTCACGGTCGAGGAGGCCCTGGAACGGTTCCTAGAGACCCTGCGTCCTCAACCGCGGGGGAGGGAAGTGGTGCCCCTGGAGCAGTCCCTGGACCGAGTGGTGGCCACAGATCTCGCGGCGACCCAGGACCTCCCGCCCTTCGACCGGTCCACGGTGGACGGATTCGCGGTCCGGGCCGGGGACGTGGAGGAGGCTACAGAGGATCATCCCGCCCACCTGCGGGTGGTGGGGGAGGTCCGCATGGGCGAGGTGGTGACTTTCGAGATCGGGCCGCGGGAGGCCGCCCGGATCCCCACGGGCGGGATGTTGCCGGGAGGGGCGGACGCGGTGGTGATGCAGGAGCACTGCCGGCTAGCGGCCGATCAGGTAGAGGTCCTGCGCCCCGTGGCGAGTGGGGAGAATGTGATCCGGCAGGGCCAGGACGTCCGGCGGGGAGAGGTGGTGGTCCCCGCGGGCACCCGGCTCCGGCCCCAGGAGCTCGCGCTTCTCGCGGGTCTGGGGATCGTGGAGGTGCCCGTGTGGCTTGCGCCTCGGGTGGCGATCTTCAGCACAGGGGATGAGGTGGTGCCCCCGGATCACCTCCCGCGTCCGGGGCAGGTGCGGGATATGAACACCTACGCTTTGACCGGGCTGGTGGCCCGGCTGGGCGGTGTCCCGCTTCCGGGAAGGATCCTTCCCGATGAGGAGGAGGCGATCGGGGCAGCCCTCCAGGATGCCCTGCGTACGAGCGAGGTGGTGCTCGTCTCCGGGGGGAGCTCCGTGGGTGCCCGCGACGTCCTGGCTTCCGTGATCCCGCGGCTGGGAGCGCCCGGAATCCTGGTACACGGGGTGGCCATCAAGCCTGGAAAACCCACCCTCTTGGCGGTATGCCGGGGACGGGCGGTAGTGGGACTGCCGGGCCATCCGGTTTCCGCTCAGGTGGCCTTCCAGGTGTTCGTGCGTCCTGCGCTGGAAGCCATGCTGGGGCTGCGTCCGGATCTCCGGGGCCCGCGGGAGGTGCCCGCGCGCCTGCACGAGGCCCTCCGGGCGCCCCGGGAGCGGGATGAGTTCGTGCGGGTGGCCGTGCGGTGGGAGAACGGGGAGCTCGTCGCGGAACCCATCCGGGGGCTTTCTGGGATGATCACCACCCTGACCCGGGCGGATGGATACGTGCGGGTGCCGCGCGGGGCCACGCTCCCCCAGGGGAGCGTGGTGCGGGTGCGACTCTTGGATTAG
- the smpB gene encoding SsrA-binding protein SmpB: MSERTVATNRRARHEYHIEETYEAGLVLTGSEVKALRAGRVSLQDAYARFQGGEAWLVNMHISPYEKAGPFGHDPTRPRKLLLHRSELRRLVGKVQQRGYTLIPLRVYFNERGYAKVELGLARGKRLVDRRAEIARREAEREIARALRGRR, from the coding sequence GTGTCTGAACGCACGGTAGCAACCAACCGCCGGGCCCGCCACGAGTACCACATCGAGGAGACCTACGAAGCCGGGCTCGTGCTCACCGGGAGTGAGGTGAAGGCCCTGCGGGCAGGCCGGGTCTCCCTGCAGGATGCCTATGCCCGGTTTCAGGGCGGGGAGGCGTGGCTGGTGAACATGCACATCAGTCCCTACGAGAAGGCCGGTCCCTTCGGCCACGATCCCACCCGGCCCCGCAAGCTCCTGCTGCACCGAAGCGAGCTGCGGCGCCTGGTGGGCAAGGTCCAACAGCGGGGGTACACCCTCATTCCCCTCCGGGTGTACTTCAACGAGCGGGGCTACGCGAAGGTGGAGCTGGGTCTGGCGCGAGGCAAGCGGCTCGTGGATCGCCGGGCGGAGATCGCCCGGCGGGAGGCGGAGCGGGAGATCGCCCGGGCCCTGCGGGGGCGCCGGTAA
- a CDS encoding (Fe-S)-binding protein codes for MAQIQPLRRPTGVALFVTCLVDQFFPEVGEAAVEVLERAGVRVTFPEAQTCCGQVLLNDGFPGEALELARRFVEVFAPYEAVVSPSGSCVAFVREFYPYLLQHTSLEAQAREVAHRTYELSEFLVRVLGITRLGARFRVRLTYHPSCHLLRGLGAAACAEQLVRSVEGAEYVPLPRAEACCGFGGIFSVKFAPISEAMLLDKLADLEATGAEAVVGTDMGCLMHLRGALQRRRSPIRTLHLAELLNAREP; via the coding sequence ATGGCTCAGATCCAGCCTCTTAGAAGACCTACCGGTGTGGCCCTGTTCGTGACGTGTCTGGTGGATCAGTTCTTCCCGGAGGTGGGGGAGGCTGCGGTGGAGGTTCTGGAGCGGGCGGGGGTGCGGGTTACGTTTCCGGAGGCCCAGACGTGTTGCGGCCAGGTGCTGCTCAACGATGGGTTCCCCGGGGAGGCCCTCGAACTCGCCCGCCGGTTTGTGGAGGTCTTCGCGCCCTATGAAGCCGTGGTGTCCCCCAGCGGGAGCTGTGTGGCGTTCGTCCGGGAGTTCTACCCGTACCTCCTCCAGCACACATCCCTGGAGGCCCAGGCGCGGGAGGTGGCGCACCGCACCTATGAGCTCAGCGAGTTCCTGGTGCGGGTGCTGGGGATAACCCGACTCGGAGCGCGGTTCCGGGTCCGCCTGACCTACCACCCCTCCTGCCACCTCCTGCGGGGGCTCGGAGCGGCGGCGTGTGCGGAGCAGCTCGTCCGGAGCGTAGAGGGAGCGGAGTACGTGCCGCTGCCGCGGGCGGAGGCCTGCTGTGGGTTCGGCGGGATCTTCTCCGTGAAGTTCGCGCCCATATCCGAAGCCATGCTGCTGGACAAGCTGGCGGACCTCGAGGCGACCGGGGCGGAGGCGGTGGTGGGCACGGACATGGGGTGCCTGATGCACCTCCGCGGGGCCCTTCAGCGGCGCAGGAGCCCCATTCGGACCCTGCACCTAGCGGAACTCCTGAACGCGAGGGAACCGTGA